In Eucalyptus grandis isolate ANBG69807.140 chromosome 4, ASM1654582v1, whole genome shotgun sequence, the following proteins share a genomic window:
- the LOC120286011 gene encoding LOW QUALITY PROTEIN: ferredoxin--NADP reductase, root isozyme, chloroplastic (The sequence of the model RefSeq protein was modified relative to this genomic sequence to represent the inferred CDS: deleted 1 base in 1 codon): MAHSAVSQVSVAVPVGSDSSIRRSVFKAHTLSFCGTLRAPVLTLDLSTKNARSKKGYTICMSVQQANSPKVAVSPLQLEDAKEPPLNTFKPKEPYTATIASVERLVGPKAPGEVCHVVIDHGGNVPYWEGQSYGVIPPGENPKKPGNPHNVRLYSIASTRYGDSFDGRTASLCVRRALYYDPETGKEDPSKSGVCSNFLCNAKPGDKVKITGPSGKIMLLPEDNPNATHIMIATGTGIAPFRGYLRRMFMESVPTYKFGGLAWLFLGVANSDSLLYDDEFSKYLRDYPDNFRYDTALSREQNNKKGGKMYVQDKIEEYSDEIFKLLDEGAHIYFCGLKGMMPGIQDTLKRVAVERGESWEEKLSQLKKNKQWHVEVY, encoded by the exons ATGGCGCACTCGGCTGTATCTCAG GTTTCTGTTGCTGTTCCTGTTGGTAGCGATTCATCCATTAGAAGATCGGTGTTTAAG GCACATACTCTCAGTTTCTGTGGTACATTACGGGCACCTGTATTGACATTGGACTTGAGTACCAAGAATGCAAGATCCAAAAAAGGGTATACAATATGCATGTCAGTACAGCAAGCAAATTCACCAAAAGTTGCTGTCTCTCCATTGCAACTTGAGGATGCCAAAGAGCCCCCATTAAATACATTCAAGCCAAAGGAGCCTTATACAGCAACCATTGCGTCTGTTGAGAGGCTTGTAGGCCCAAAAGCGCCTGGTGAGGTTTGTCATGTTGTTATTGATCACGGCGGTAATGTCCCCTATTGGGAAGGACAGAGCTATGGTGTAATTCCTCCT GGTGAAAATCCAAAGAAACCAGGGAACCCTCACAACGTTCGTCTTTACTCGATTGCATCTACCAGGTATGGAGATTCTTTTGATGGTAGAACGGCCAGCTTGTGTGTCCGCCGAGCTCTCTATTATGATCCTGAGACAGGAAAGGAGGATCCTTCTAAAAGCGGAGTGTGCAGCAACTTCCTTTGCAATGCAAAGCCTGGAgataaagttaaaatcacag GCCCTTCTGGGAAGATCATGCTTTTGCCTGAAGACAACCCAAACGCCACTCACATAATGATCGCGACCGGTACTGGCATTGCCCCATTCCGAGGCTACCTTCGGCGCATGTTCATGGAATCTGTCCCCACGTACAAGTTTGGGGGCCTTGCCTGGCTCTTCCTTGGTGTTGCCAACTCAGACAGCCTGCTCTATGACGACGAGTTCTCCAAGTACCTCCGAGATTATCCAGACAACTTCCGGTATGACACAGCACTCAGCAGGGAGCAGAATAACAAGAAGGGGGGCAAGATGTACGTCCAGGACAAGATCGAGGAGTACAGTGATGAGATCTTCAAGCTGCTGGACGAAGGGGCTCATATTTACTTCTGTGGGCTGAAAGGAATGATGCCGGGTATCCAGGACACCCTGAAGAGAGTCGCGGTGGAGAGG GGCGAGAGCTGGGAAGAGAAGCTGTCGCAGCTTAAGAAGAACAAGCAGTGGCATGTCGAAGTCTACTAG
- the LOC120286023 gene encoding uncharacterized protein LOC120286023 isoform X1: MASLSLSGAPPCLRFGPPPSSLRQARPPRNARGWCLDMGKFRPCSRRRRTLICAVSNDAEEAFKKTVEIDRLIDLLRHANPQEVQQIVGENILAFNEGFWIRLAARTDTCKSDDDKKDYEELALSVMSIVDRLVHKTNEKIESSTDVLKGILKPVVDEKEEISWPPRDPEVLKAMEEEVMQMEQEGQLDEGFLSEVNAQLRQAKEDVDKPGLVAMLQKVLQLYASRVLSKRSYAKRGNEVLKAEEFLEVLIKAPEEEWNKLLLDGMTVGKGDVSPEDLYAVIKKRIERTLIRTEGGSYQQRVLTEYLKGIQSRAEEIVQVLQGRIK; the protein is encoded by the exons ATggcctcgctctctctctccggcgCGCCGCCGTGCCTCCGCTTCGGTCCGCCGCCGTCATCTCTTCGTCAG GCTCGACCGCCTAGAAATGCACGCGGCTGGTGTTTGGATATGGGGAAATTCAGGCCGTGCTCCAGAAGGAG GAGAACTTTGATATGTGCAGTCAGTAACGATGCAGAAGAAGCTTTCAAAAAGACAGTAGAAATTGACAGGTTGATAGATCTGCTGAGGCATGCAAACCCACAGGAG GTTCAGCAAATTGTTGGGGAGAACATCCTGGCCTTTAATGAGGGATTCTGGATTAGACTTGCTGCAAGAACCGATACCTGCAAGTCAGATGATGATAAA AAAGATTATGAGGAATTGGCTCTATCTGTGATGAGCATAGTGGACCGCCTTGTCCATAAAACTAAT GAAAAGATAGAATCTTCGACTGATGTTCTCAAGGGAATTTTAAAGCCTGTTGTTGATGAAAAGGAAGAGATTTCCTGGCCTCCTAGAGACCCTGAGGTTCTTAAAGCAATGGAGGAA GAAGTAATGCAAATGGAGCAAGAAGGTCAACTAGATGAGGGATTCCTCTCTGAAGTTAATGCACAGTTAAGACAA GCAAAAGAAGATGTAGACAAGCCCGGGCTTGTGGCTATGCTACAGAAAGTCTTGCAACTTTATGCTTCCAGAGTTCTCTCTAAGCGCAGTTATGCCAAGAGAG GAAATGAAGTGTTGAAGGCAGAGGAGTTCCTGGAGGTCCTTATAAAAG CTCCAGAGGAAGAATGGAATAAGCTATTGCTTGATGGCATGACAGTTGGTAAAGGTGATGTTTCACCAGAAGATTTATATGCAGTCATAAAGAAGCGGATAGAGCGGACTTTGATCCGAACA GAAGGAGGTTCTTACCAGCAGAGGGTCCTCACGGAGTATCTAAAAGGCATCCAATCAAGAGCAGAGGAGATCGTACAAGTATTACAAGGAAGAATTAAATAG
- the LOC120286023 gene encoding uncharacterized protein LOC120286023 isoform X2, which translates to MHAAGVWIWGNSGRAPEGVSNDAEEAFKKTVEIDRLIDLLRHANPQEVQQIVGENILAFNEGFWIRLAARTDTCKSDDDKKDYEELALSVMSIVDRLVHKTNEKIESSTDVLKGILKPVVDEKEEISWPPRDPEVLKAMEEEVMQMEQEGQLDEGFLSEVNAQLRQAKEDVDKPGLVAMLQKVLQLYASRVLSKRSYAKRGNEVLKAEEFLEVLIKAPEEEWNKLLLDGMTVGKGDVSPEDLYAVIKKRIERTLIRTEGGSYQQRVLTEYLKGIQSRAEEIVQVLQGRIK; encoded by the exons ATGCACGCGGCTGGTGTTTGGATATGGGGAAATTCAGGCCGTGCTCCAGAAGGAG TCAGTAACGATGCAGAAGAAGCTTTCAAAAAGACAGTAGAAATTGACAGGTTGATAGATCTGCTGAGGCATGCAAACCCACAGGAG GTTCAGCAAATTGTTGGGGAGAACATCCTGGCCTTTAATGAGGGATTCTGGATTAGACTTGCTGCAAGAACCGATACCTGCAAGTCAGATGATGATAAA AAAGATTATGAGGAATTGGCTCTATCTGTGATGAGCATAGTGGACCGCCTTGTCCATAAAACTAAT GAAAAGATAGAATCTTCGACTGATGTTCTCAAGGGAATTTTAAAGCCTGTTGTTGATGAAAAGGAAGAGATTTCCTGGCCTCCTAGAGACCCTGAGGTTCTTAAAGCAATGGAGGAA GAAGTAATGCAAATGGAGCAAGAAGGTCAACTAGATGAGGGATTCCTCTCTGAAGTTAATGCACAGTTAAGACAA GCAAAAGAAGATGTAGACAAGCCCGGGCTTGTGGCTATGCTACAGAAAGTCTTGCAACTTTATGCTTCCAGAGTTCTCTCTAAGCGCAGTTATGCCAAGAGAG GAAATGAAGTGTTGAAGGCAGAGGAGTTCCTGGAGGTCCTTATAAAAG CTCCAGAGGAAGAATGGAATAAGCTATTGCTTGATGGCATGACAGTTGGTAAAGGTGATGTTTCACCAGAAGATTTATATGCAGTCATAAAGAAGCGGATAGAGCGGACTTTGATCCGAACA GAAGGAGGTTCTTACCAGCAGAGGGTCCTCACGGAGTATCTAAAAGGCATCCAATCAAGAGCAGAGGAGATCGTACAAGTATTACAAGGAAGAATTAAATAG
- the LOC104440707 gene encoding uncharacterized protein LOC104440707: MTITNTPSSSSSSSSALNLDALPPPPSPTQAPSNPSSASATHPPAQSSAGSSLSDPSSVEDRRRRESSTRAWVAEQERRMEMEIIRTICSGRGDSLKPNSGTAITVGEHYVCVRSYDGSDPNYRTWEWHGHVMTGEDNGFVPERIYGSYLERLTEESWCDEEEDEERAEDSTFPIVIGNVNLRLKRFD, from the exons ATGACCATCACCAAcactccctcctcctcctcctcctcctcctctgccctcAACCTGGAcgccctccctcctcctccttccccaacCCAAGCCCCGAGCAACCCATCATCAGCATCAGCTACCCACCCTCCTGCACAGTCCTCTGCTGGGTCCTCCCTCTCGGACCCATCATCCGTGGAGGATCGCCGCAGGAGGGAGAGCAGCACCAGAGCCTGGGTTGCAGAGCAGGAGCGcaggatggagatggagatcATCAGGACCATCTGCTCCGGCCGCGGCGACTCGCTCAAGCCGAATTCCGGCACGGCCATCACCGTCGGGGAGCACTACGTCTGCGTCCGCTCCTACGACGGGTCCGACCCGAACTACCGGACGTGGGAGTGGCACGGGCACGTCATGACTGGCGAGGACAATGGGTTCGTGCCCGAGCGCATCTACGGGAGTTACCTCGAGAGGTTGACCGAGGAAAGTTGGTGCGAcgaggaggaagacgaagagAGAGCTGAGGATTCTACCTTTCCCATTGTCATTGGGAACGTGAACTTGAG GTTGAAGAGGTTCGACTGA